TCCAACTTTTAACAGCGAATGAGATAATTCGTTCTGCAATAGAGAATAGAGAATCTAGGGGAGTTCATTATCGAACAGATGTATAGAAAAATTTATCCTGTTGCTTTTGTGGAATATGATGGAGACAAGAGTGAAATGGCGATAGATTGGGCAGAGGACAATTCTGATAAAGTCAAAATTTTACAATATCGAGTTGTTTTTGAGGATTTTGAAGGTAACCAAAAAAGGGTTAGTTTTGAAGATAAAGAGGAGTTTTTTAAGGCTATTCTTATGATAGAATCTAGCAATAGAGTTTAAAGAAGAGGGCTACAAATGTCTTTAAAAGATGATTTAGCAAATCAAAAAATGGATTTTGAAAAGAGGATTTTCCCAGAAAAAATATCTGAAACAGAACAAGAAGAGTTAGTAAAAGTGTTTAAAGAGATAGAAGAGATAGAAGAACCAGAAATTAGTCTTACAAAGGATTATGTTTTAAATATTTTTTCTAATAATTTAGATTTAAGAAAGTTTATAAGGTTAGATAGCAATTCAATAGCGATTGAGGAGCTTTATAAATATCTAAATAGTGGTTCTAGAATTACCCTTCTTCTTGGAGAAAATGGAACTGGAAAAAGTCTTCTTCTAAAAAAAATGCATCATATTTTAAAAGAAGAAGATAGGAAAGTTGTCTTTTTTGAGAAAAAAGTTTATAACGATGAGGTTCTATTTGAACAGATTGTTCTTCAGCTTTTTTCAACTGAATTTTTTGAAAGAGATTTAAACCCAAATTTTGAAAATTTATTAAAATTTGTAAAAGGTAGTGTTGCACCAAACAACAGACCAATTATTTTAATGGACAATGCTGAAAGCTACTCGAATACAACTTTAAACAAATTAAGAGTTCTTTCGGATACAGGTAGAATGGCTATTTGTTTTGTTGCAAAGAACTTTACTGATAGCTCTCCATTTTCAAATGAAAGATTTATGATTGGTGGAATGGTTCGACTCGATAATTTAACTCTAAAAGAGCTTGAAATATATATTAAGAACAAACTTATGAGAGTTGGTAGAGTTTCACTTTTTGATAAATTTACACAGAAATTTATTAAAATAATTCATACTCTTTCAGATGGAAATTTTAAAAAAGTGAATAAACTTATTTATAACATATTTTTAAATTATCCAGAACTTTCAAAAGAGAACTCATCTTTTATTCTAAGCAAAAAACATATAGAAGTTACCGCAATTCAATTAGGTTTTATAAAACTCAAAGAGGCATTTGCGACAGATTTAAGACATCTTCCAACTGCTGAACTTGTTTGGAACACATGGAATTTCCGAAAGAGTTTAAAACTCGGCTCTTTTATCGTCGTACCATCTGTTATCGCTTTGACATATATTTTGACAACTAGCTCAAACAAAGATTTTGGAATTAATAAAACAGAGTTAAAAGAGCAAGATTTTGAAATTGCAAAACCTATAAAAATAGATAATAATTTTTCTGCTGTTCAAGACCTCATCGCTAAAAAAGAGATAGAAAGTCAAAACAGAGAAGAGAAATCTGAATTCGTGAAACCCATAAAAAAAGAGAAAATCTTAAATCAAAAACTTTCAGAAATAAATTTTAATCGAAGTATCTTTAAAAATCCTCTTAAATTATCTCCAAAAACAGCATATTTTAATAATGAAAAATTGAATCTCATTTTGGATGAAACCCCAAAAGCTGAAAACAAATATATTGTTAAATTAGAAAACGATCTCTATAAAAATGAGACAATAGATACTCTCTTGAAAATAATTGATTTTTATAGAGTTGAGCGAAATTATGAAATGTTGTTGAAATACTCTCTACTATTAAATAACAAGGATAGCAGTTTGCAAATACCTTATAATATAATTTACGAAATCTTACAAAATGAAAATCAATTCAAAGATGCTGAAAAAGTACTTTCTGCTTGTAAAAACTGTAAAAAAGAGAAGAAGAAATAATGCAAAAAGTTTTGATTCTATGCACAGGAAATAGTTGTCGCTCAATTCTTGCAGAAGCTATGATCGATTCAACTTTCAATTCTGTTTTAGCTTACAGTTCTGGTGTTTCTCACTCTGGAAATGTAAATATTAATGCTAAAAAACTCCTACAAAATCTCGGGATTTGGAGTAAAAAATACTATTCAAAAGGTTTAAAAGATGTTGAAAACATAGATTTTGATCTTGTTGTAACAGTTTGCGATAGTGCAAAAGAGAGTTGTCCAATTTTTCCAAAAGATGTCAAAACCATTCATATTGGTTTTGTTGATCCAGATGGGCAAGATTTTCCAGAATTCCAAAAGCTTTGGGCAGAAATGCAGGAAAAATTAATTCCAAAAATATCTAAAATTTTAAAACTTAATTAGGAGGCAAAATGAAAAATATGTCTATAAAAACAAAAGTTATTATGAATGTCATCATCTCTTTCTTCATAATAGCTTTAACGATGATCTATATAAATTATAGCGACTCAATGGCTCTGCTAGAGGAGACTGCGGATAAGCAGTTTAAAAACTTTGAAACTCTCTTCAATACAACAACAAATACTCAAGCTATTTCCCTAAAAATGTCTCTTGAGACAATGGTAAATGATCGAAAAGTTATTGAGTATTTTCGAGATGGTGAAAGAAAGAAACTCGAGAACTTACTTCTACCAATTTATGAAAATTCACTAAAACCTGTCTATAAAATTCGACAATTCCAATTTCATTCACCACCTGCAACATCATTTTTGAGACTTCACAAACCATCAAAGTTTGGTGATGATCTATCTTCTTTCCGTGCAACTGTAACAGCTTCAAACTCGTCAAAAAAAGAGGCTGTTGGTATTGAAGTTGGTCGAGGTGGTCCAGGTCTTCGAGCAGTAATTCCTGTTTCTGATTTTAATGGAGATCATATTGGAACAGTTGAATTTGGTGGTAGTCTTGTATCTATTCTAAAAGATGGTGCAAAACTTTTTGAAATTGATTATGCAATTGGAATTAAAGAGAGTGTTTTTCACAAAGCTAGAAGATTTAAGGGAAAAGATACTGACATTAGAAAAGATGAGCTAATTTATTACGAATATAGTTCAAATAAAGTTAGACTCTTTATTAAAGATATGCCAAGAGTTGTTGTTGATAAAACTTTGATTGATGGAAATAATGCCTCTTACTCTTTTGCTGTTTTTGACTTTATGGGAAATGTTGTAGGATTTATTACACTGAATAAAGATGTTTCCGAACAATTAGACGAAATTAAAAGCAATTTAATTGTATTTGCTCTCACAATGCTTGGATTTATGATTCTTGTTTCAGGTATTATGGCTTTTGTTCTTACAAAAACACTTAATCCTTTAAATGAATTTATTGGAATGCTAAATGAATTGAC
This genomic window from Thiovulum sp. ES contains:
- a CDS encoding type II secretory pathway, component ExeA (putative ATPase) (PFAM: Archaeal ATPase); its protein translation is MSLKDDLANQKMDFEKRIFPEKISETEQEELVKVFKEIEEIEEPEISLTKDYVLNIFSNNLDLRKFIRLDSNSIAIEELYKYLNSGSRITLLLGENGTGKSLLLKKMHHILKEEDRKVVFFEKKVYNDEVLFEQIVLQLFSTEFFERDLNPNFENLLKFVKGSVAPNNRPIILMDNAESYSNTTLNKLRVLSDTGRMAICFVAKNFTDSSPFSNERFMIGGMVRLDNLTLKELEIYIKNKLMRVGRVSLFDKFTQKFIKIIHTLSDGNFKKVNKLIYNIFLNYPELSKENSSFILSKKHIEVTAIQLGFIKLKEAFATDLRHLPTAELVWNTWNFRKSLKLGSFIVVPSVIALTYILTTSSNKDFGINKTELKEQDFEIAKPIKIDNNFSAVQDLIAKKEIESQNREEKSEFVKPIKKEKILNQKLSEINFNRSIFKNPLKLSPKTAYFNNEKLNLILDETPKAENKYIVKLENDLYKNETIDTLLKIIDFYRVERNYEMLLKYSLLLNNKDSSLQIPYNIIYEILQNENQFKDAEKVLSACKNCKKEKKK
- a CDS encoding protein-tyrosine-phosphatase (PFAM: Low molecular weight phosphotyrosine protein phosphatase), whose amino-acid sequence is MQKVLILCTGNSCRSILAEAMIDSTFNSVLAYSSGVSHSGNVNINAKKLLQNLGIWSKKYYSKGLKDVENIDFDLVVTVCDSAKESCPIFPKDVKTIHIGFVDPDGQDFPEFQKLWAEMQEKLIPKISKILKLN